CCGACGGCGCCGAGGTCTTCCAGTACGCCTGCAACGGCGGCCGCAACCAGGAGTGGGCGGCGCGCAGCACGGGCGACGGGTACCTCACGCTGACCGCCCGGCACAGCGCCAAGTGCCTGGGCGTGAGCGGCGGCTCCACCGCCGCCGGGGCGCCCGTCGCGCAGCGGACCTGTGACGGCGGCACGAGCCAGCAGCTCCGCCTGGGCTGACGTGGCACGAGCGGCTCGCCCGGGCTGACGCGGAAAGAGCAGTACGCCCGGGCCGACGCGGAAAGAGCCGGGCTCCGACCCTCCGGTCGGAGCCCGGCTCCTCGCGCGTCACCGCCGGACAGGCCCTACTCGTCGGTGGGCCCGAGGTCGGCGCTCTCGCGGAGCTCGACGGTCCGGGCGCGGTGGCAGGCGTGCAGCTCCAGGACGACGATCTCGTTGGCACCGGTGCGCAGGACGGGCGCCGGGACGTAGAGGGAACGCTGGGGACCGCGCGACCAGAACCGGCCCAGCGCGAACCCGTTGATCCACACGCTGCCCTTCGTCCAGCCGTCGAGGTGGAGGAACGTGTCCGCCGGCTCGTCGACCTCGAAGGACCCGCGGTGGAACGTCGGCCCGGACAGGGCCGCCGCGTCCGCCGAGAACGGCAGCGCCGTCAGGTCGGTCAGCGGCAGCGGCCGGCTCGTCCACGCGGTGGGCTCCTCGCCGTCCACGAGGACCCGGCCCAGCAGGCCCTTGCGGTCGTGGATGCCCGGCCCGTAGTTGACGCGCCCCTGGTTCTCCACCAGCACACCGAGGACGCTGCCCGCGCGGGGCGCGGTGACGGTCAGGGCGTGCTCGTGGCTCTCCCGCTCCAGTACGCCGGCCGGGACTCCGTCGACGAAGGCCTGGGCGCGGTCCCGGACCTGCTCCACCTCCAGCAGGGCCGGTCCCTCGGACGCCAGGGTGGTCTCGTACAGGACGAACCCGAAGTCCTGCCCGAGCTGCTCCATGGTGAGCGGCCGCGGTGCGTCGACGGCCGTGCCGAGCACGTCGGCGCAGGTCAGAAGGCCCGCGCTCTCGGTGAGCGGCACGGTCGTCGGGGCGAGCCTGGGGCCGCGCGCGGGGACGGGTCCGGCCGGGACGGGCGCGTACTTGGCGATCACGTCGCGGAAGGCGGTGTACTTCTCCGTCGGGTCGCCGGCCTCGTCGAGCGGGGCGTCGTAGTCGTACGACGTGACGGTGGGGCGGTAGGTGTGCTTGTCGTTGGCGCCGTTGGTGAAGCCGAAGTTCGTGCCGCCGTGGAACATGTAGAAGTTGACCGAGGCC
Above is a genomic segment from Streptomyces sp. NBC_00094 containing:
- a CDS encoding beta-galactosidase family protein, which encodes MPLLQIDDGGFTLDGEPFRLLSGGLHYFRVHPDQWRDRLRKARLMGLNTVETYVPWNLHQPRPDEFRTDGGLDIAAFLDLAAAEGLHVLLRPGPYICAEWEGGGLPSWLLAEEDMRLRTRDPRFLAAVDTYFDQLLTPLLPYLATRGGPVIAVQVENEYGAYGDDTAYLEHLADSLRRYGVDVPLFTSDQPVDLARGRLPGVLATANFGSRSAQSLAELRTQQPKGPLMCTEFWIGWFDRWGSRHMVRDAGHAAQELDELLAAGASVNFYMFHGGTNFGFTNGANDKHTYRPTVTSYDYDAPLDEAGDPTEKYTAFRDVIAKYAPVPAGPVPARGPRLAPTTVPLTESAGLLTCADVLGTAVDAPRPLTMEQLGQDFGFVLYETTLASEGPALLEVEQVRDRAQAFVDGVPAGVLERESHEHALTVTAPRAGSVLGVLVENQGRVNYGPGIHDRKGLLGRVLVDGEEPTAWTSRPLPLTDLTALPFSADAAALSGPTFHRGSFEVDEPADTFLHLDGWTKGSVWINGFALGRFWSRGPQRSLYVPAPVLRTGANEIVVLELHACHRARTVELRESADLGPTDE